Genomic segment of Osmia bicornis bicornis chromosome 2, iOsmBic2.1, whole genome shotgun sequence:
tattttcaaatataataccTCTTGAAAGTGAATACCTGAGATGACAGAGTTTCAGGAATGCGCTCAAAATTTTCTGCGTTCTTTACCATCTCtaacaaaattcaattttttatcaaaagaaataaaaataatacctaCAGTTAGTTCGATTCCTGCTGCCGTTCTCCGCGCGTTCCCCGGAACGTATGAACCACTGCTTTACCCGCTGGGATATTTATTACCGTGCGGCGTTATCGAATGGCCCGTCGTGGCCAAAATCGCGCGAATTTCACTTAACGGTGCCCCAGCTGATTGCACGAGGAATCGACGTGCACACGTGTCTGCGGAAACGGGTTAAAACGGAACGGAATGGTAGGCGGAATGGAGCGGAATGAAAGGAAAAGGCAAGTTAAGTCGTAgaagaaggagagaaggaAAGGGTGTGCTGGGAAGGGATTCGAGAAGGGCCTTTGACTGGCGCACGAAGGGGGGACCAAAGTAACCCCTCAGGTTGCTCGGTCTGCAAGGGTGCGCGATATTGATTCTCGCCTACCACTTCCACCGACGACGTTGTACATACTACCTGTACGCGACTGCTTCAAGCTGCTGGTTGTCTCCCTCGCAGACGGTGGCTCGTTGCACGTCTCAACGAGCCAGCACACGATCACACGATCCAGCCTTTCCTGCCCGTCCATGCTATCATCTCGTCCCTGATAATCGATAACGATCGCTGGCTCGAGTGGCTGTTCCATGGGATAAGATCTTCGACACCTTTCGATAGATAGCGAACGACCGATTTGCGATACTCAATTGAACGATGAACGAAAAGATGAATCGAGATTCGATAGCCTCTCGATAATTCCCTTGTACCTACTCGAAATTGACCTGCCCGATTTAGTTCCCTCGTAATTTATGCTTGTCGTCGATGATTTCATCTCCGCGATGGCGTCTATCAGGTGCACTTGCAAAGTTACGTGTAATAGAGCCACGCTGCGAGGTTACTCTATCAATCTCGACCGTTTAGCAACGTAACTCGACGTCATCGGTCTCCCCGATGCACGCCGGTTCGTAGCCCTCTCTGCGAGTTGCTGCTTCACGCGATGATCTTATCTTTCACGGAGCAACGAGATTAATAACGCGAGATCGAGCTGCCTCGGAGTTTCAGTCGGTCGCTGGAGAAAATAAGAGCGATCCGAGGGATGAGAGAAAGAACGACGGAGAGAAAGGGAAGGATGCTGGCTGGTAACGAACAAATACAAGACAATGAAGATTAATGTTTCAAGCTTGGTTCCCTGACCGTGCTGTTAGCCGACAGCACCGTGCGAACGAACTTTTCGATAATCTGTAGGGAcgttctcttctcttctcttctcttcctgCGGTTCCCTCGTTCGTTCTTACGTTCAATTGCCTTTTCAATCGTCGAAGCacatatgaaattattaaactaCTTTCTTCCGTTACGATTGAAGACGATTATCAAGGCTGACCCGACTCGAATTTTAttgcaatattaaaatttatactaAAAATTGAATACCTAATAAAGaagttttcttttttgcttTTCAGACCAGCAGTCGGCGTGACATGGATGTGAGCTTCACGAACGTATTAGAGGGGGCTCGCCAGTACTTCCAGGGACTGCCGGTACCGAGTACAGGTGGTGCGACCGCGTCAGCGGATCACAACCTCGCAACATCAACGAGTTCCGCCTCGTCCACGTCCACGTCCCACGAGCATGGCGCCGCCTCGTCCGTGGCCCCTCCGTCACCGGCACCACCCGCACCGCAAGCACCACCGCCACTATCGTTACCGTCGCAATCGAATCCGGTTACAAGCAGTGCTAACAACAACACCAACAGCGTCAGCAATAATAACAACACCGATCAACAGACCACCAGTCGATATCTCACCGATGTCAGACCATCGTCGGTGGACAATGCTGCGACCAGTTCCAGTAGTTTCTGGAGTCCATCGGTCGAACCTTATCCTCCGCAACCTACCAGGGTCGAAGTGCCGGATACGAGGCCAGGCGATGAAAGCCCCTCCATGGAGGCAAGCTCCTCCTCCAACATCATCACTTTAACGGAGATGCAACCATCGATTAGCAGATCATCCTCGGCGTCTAGTTTTTCTCAGAAACAAGCCTCATCGTCAACCTCGTTGAACGATCTTCATCATCGTTCGCAGCCGACGACGACTGCCACCGCGCCAAGTTCGCCGCGTTTGCACCAAATGCAACCACCTCCGCAACCGCACTCGCCGGCACCGGTGTACCAGCAATTGAACCCTGTCTGTAGAACGTCGTTCTCCACGGCGGAGATACTCGCCTCGACTCACCAGTCGACCTATCAAACCGCCAATGATCGACAGTCTCAATCGAGCGCACCGGTCGTTGCACAGAGAACCCAGTACTATCCCCGTTATCATCACCCGGACATCACGAAAAGCGCCCCGGTTCCGTTCACTCAGAACTCGATCTACCAGTCGTCCAACTTAGCGGCGCCGTCCTCGGGAAACGTTCTGCCGACAACCAGGACAACACCGGCGGAACAGAGCAACCTTGGCTCGGTTCCTAGCCAAGGCCGAGTTCAAGAGCAAAGGGTGCCTACTTGCTACGGTAACAACGCGATCCCGCCGATGAACACGGCTTCGAATTATGGCCCGTCCGCGTCTCAGAATTACCGAGCCTCCCCGCATCAACAGCAACAGAATCGATCAAGCTCGTCGACAAATTCGCATTTGGACAGATCGCACTCTTCGCGGCTCTCTTCGTCTCCGTCCTGTTCCTCGGCGAATCCGTGCAGCCCTCGTCACGCCGGTAACACGAGTCACATTCCTTCGtcgtcttcgtcttcgtcgtcgtcgtctttTCAAAATCTTCCGGCACACATTCCTTCGTCGCATATACCGTCTGCCGGAACCGTGCACCCTCAGCATCATCctcaacaacagcaacagcaacagcaacagcagtcATCTCAGATGCAGCATCAACTTTCTAGTCGAATAAACGTGTCTCCGCATTCGATCGGCAACCAGTCCTACGGCGGTCGAATGATGGTTCACGGGGTCTCGGCGTCGtcgtcgtcctcctcctcgtCCTCCTCATCTTCCATCCCAGCCTCCTCCTCGTCGAATCAGatgccaccaccaccaccggcGCTAAGCGGTTATCATCCCGTCGCTTCACCCCATGACGTTCCTCATCACGCCACTCCATCGCCGCACAGACAATCCCCTCACGTGTCCACCCTACACAATCCTCACGCTTCGCCCCATCACGCTCCCTCTCCTCACAGTAGCTTCCAGCCACACTCACCGACTTATCCGCCACCACctccgccgccgccgccgccaccCGTAGCTACCTCCACCCCTCATTCGTACAGCCTTCCGATTACGACGCAGCATTACCAGCCGAGTACCGGATACGCCGCTAACCCGTACGGCATGCCGCCCCAGTCTTCGTATCATTCCTTCCAAAAGAATTCTCAACCGGTGCACACGCAGCCAGCCGCCAGTTACTATCCTCAGTCCGGTCGATCTCAGAGCCAGCCGTACGTCCAGCAAATGCCGATGCCTGCACCGCCGCAATCGATCTGCTCCGGAAGCGGAAACAGCAACGCTGGCACTGGTTATCAGCAAAGCAAACCGGTCACCTACAATGGCGTTGATTCGAAGAGAAACTCAATGGAGCTACCCTATGGATCCTATCGATCTCCGCAGACGTCCGTTCCGAGAGGCGGTAGTAACACGCACAACCTTCCACCCATCGCAGCCCTCTCCTCCTATCATTCGAACAGGAGAGAAACCGCGAGCAAAGCGCAAGCGATGCAACGGCAACGTGCCTACTCAGCAGCGAGCACAACGAACAAAGTTTCGGTCGTAACGCCGCCCATTTCCTCCTCGATGGCCGCGCCTCAAAGGGTACCAGAGTATCCCGTAACTCTGCCCGGTATGAATCACGCGATGCCGGTGAACGGAAGGACGACAACGGTGACGAATTCCTCTTACAGCAGATACGCGAACCAACACGGTTACTCTACCTACGCCACCACCATGGCTCCCAGTCACCACGCCAATAATTCCTCCAGCAACACCACCGTCACCTCTATCGGCGTCAACGTCGCGACCAGATCTTCCGCTCCGGCTACCACGATGCACGCCTATCACGCCACCACCGACGCCAGTAGTCGCACGCCATCCTCTTATCACCCGCAGCCTATAAGAACCAACGAAGATTACGGATACAAGGAGTACCAAAATTCTTATCAAAATTCGTCTACACCTACCGTTCAGTCCACCCTCGCCTCCTCCATCGTCACTCCTCCGCCGCAAACGAACGGAGTTAGAAAGCGAGAATCCCCGTTGGACCTGTCCGTGAAGACGGTGAAGACGTCGGCGGACTCGACCGCTCAGGACGACTTAGAGACGATCGCGACGGATAAACACGTTACCAGTTCCACCGTCGTCTCCTCGAGAAGCAACAGCGCGAGGTCGATGCTGCCACCCCCTGCGCAGCCTCCTCCGCAAACAGCCAGCTATCCCGTTTACGACAATCGACCATCGAGCAACAACTCCGCAAGAAGCTTACCTCCGACTAGCAACGTTCGAACGTCCACGCCTCAAACGGTCTGCGCGCCCAAGGTTGACTTTCTACCGAATTTCAATTCCGCGCCGCTCCGCAATCATCACGGCCAACCGCACGAGAATACTCTTCAACGGAGAAGTTCGACGCAACAGCTGTACGCTCCGCCCCCGCAGTCTCAACATCCTAATAATACCGCTCCACTGCCCCACATGTCCACCTTTAAAAAGACTTTACTGCCTACCACGCAGGTGTACGACGGAGTAACCGCGCCAGCGCCTCCTCCACCGGTTCCGCCATCCTCTTACCTGTCGGCAAACGACTCGAGATCATCCAGGTATCCGGCATCCATGTTGGATCCCGCCAGAATAGGTCCAGCCGCGTTGCCGCTTCAAGACTATCCGCCGTCCGATCCGTCGAAATATTACCTGGACAGTAGAAATAAATTCGGTCAGCCTGCGCCTGTTCAGAGGGATCGAACTGGCTGCAAGAGGCCCGGCGAGACGATCTACGGTTCCGGAGGGCCTAACAAGCAACCCAGGCTCGACATGTGGATCCAACAGAAATTGTCAACCGCGAAGGCTTTGTACGAGCAACAGAAACGACAGGAGATGAATTTACCTGTACCTCTGCCGAACGGCACCCTGGTCGCGCCTAACACCTACGAACAGAGATCGGACAGCGGTTACTCGTCGTCCGAGTCGTCGAGGTATCAGCAAGCGTACTGTGATAAGAGGAGCTACGCGGAATCGAAGATTCCTCATAGTTCGCCGCCGTACAATCATCCGGTTATCGCGAAGCCCGCGAACGTGCACTCTTTGCCCCAATCGCCGAGCACCGGTCATTCCGCTTATCCGAATTATCGTCCGAGTCAGAAGGCAGCAGTTCCGCCGCCCCTCGGCGCTGCTTCCGGCGGACAGCCGGCGGAACCACCGAGCAACACCGGGGCTGATAAACGAGTACTCAGTTTGCTGAGGAACAGCCTGGAAAATAAACAACAGAGAGAGGAACAGCTGAACAGCCAACAGCCTATCCTGGCTAACCATGGTCAACAGAGTTTCCAGAACAAGGTAAGGGGCGTCGTGTCGAACGAAGAAATTCTCATCAAGTTTAGATCAGATATTCATAGAATCATAGAAACCATACGAAACCGTACTTCTACTTTCGAGAGATTAATGTAAACGTCATTCCGGATGTCGCGTTAACTCTCGGAAGTAAGAAGAGCTGTCTGTTAACCGGCTAACGTGCGATGTTACTCTATTCCCAAAGGTTGTTGCACCGGTCGAGCCGAAAACGAACATCGGAAGACACAACCTGTCACCGTTCACAGCGGCGAGTTTGCTGGAACGAAACAGCAACACGCCGCCCCATTACAAGTTCCATGTGCCGAGAGCCATAGACTCGATCACTCAGGAGGCCCCCCGTAGCTTGTACGGCTCCAGAGTAAATTCATCCGCCACGCTACCTGGCAAGGAAGCACTCCTGGGACCCCGAGGAGCGGAGAATCAGATCCACCGTGACAAAGACGACGGCCTCGCCGCCATATTAGCCGCCAAGATCAGAACTAAGGGGGAACTTAAACAGGTGAATGAAACGAGGATATCTTCTTACCCTGTGCTCGCTTAACGCCCGGATACAGGTTGTTGATGTAcatcattttttcttattttctctCCAAGGTGGGAACTGGCCACTTCACGAGCAAGCCAACGACCGTACCCTCTCAAGATTCCTCTTCAACGCCGAAGGGTATTTTtcctattattatttaatcatattatttttagttttgaaaaattttcttcacCCTATGTGTTTCTCTTTGTTCCTCTTTTTAATCCTAGAACCGGATAGCGCTGCGTCGACGTCCACACCGCAATCTGGCTCATCGGCGGGTAGCCCGCCAAAGTTGACCCGCGAAAAAGTCGCCTGTTTACCACCGAGAAGACGGCTGTTCTCCAGAACGGAAGAGGAGAACATGCCGGTGGCCGCGACGGTTCCTGTTCCAGTTCCTGCGCCCGCGATCGCTTCCAGCGTGCCAGCGCGAGCTAGCGGGTTCAGAAGTTCCTCGGAGACTTCGGTCTTCGACTTCAGGGAAAGCGATTCCGAGGGTGAGATGCCGGTATTGGAACGACAGACACTCGAGGAGATGAGGAGGGACAGGAAACAGCTGACCAAAGTGCAACCACCGGTTCCTCTCAACGACGCTATGTGTATGAGCATGACCTCGTCGACGGATCTCGTGAAAATAGAGTTAAAGGTATGATCGATCCTTCGGGAGcctaataatattttctaatacaatttataattacacTTTTCCATTGTTGCGTTCAGGAGAACGACAAGATCACCGAGGTGGACACGTTCTGGTCCAGCACGTGCGACAAGTTCATGGAACAACTGCGAACTGGGGACGCGATGAAGAAGCGGAGTCGCAAGAAGAAAGTAAGCTGCACGATCACGTCGAAACTCGAGGACACTGGCAACGAGAGCAGCAAAGAGTCCGATGCCAACACGTCTCAGATCAAACCTGAGGACATTAAGAAGGAGATAGAGGATGTTGGATCCCCGGTGGACGTCAAAGACGAATCCCCAAAAATACCTATCAAGGAAGAGGAGGCACCGATGATGAAGGAGGTGAAACTGGAAGTGAAGGTCGAGCCAGAGGTCTGCAAAGAGGAAACCAAGAACTCCAGTGACGAGGAGGTGCCGCTCATTCGACGGACCAAGAGGAAAGGTAAGAAAGACGAGAGCGATTGCGAAGAGGAATTAATATCCAGGAAGAGGAGAGTTCGTCGAGGGAGCAGAATCAAGTTGCAGTCGTCCAGCGGTAGTGAATCATCCAGCGAAGAGAGCGATGCTAGTACCGAATTCGGACCTGGTTCCACCGTGGCTGACAGGTTGAGAGCTAGAAAACGCAGCACTACGAACAACGTAGACTCCGAAGGAATGAAACTGAGATCTAGGGATACAACGCCACAGAAAGCAAAAGGGGAAAAAGAATCGAAAGGCTCCACCTCGAAGACAACCGCGACCACCCAGAAGGGTAAACCGAAGCCTCTGTTCGGGGATGGTAGTGATTTTAGGCCTGGCTGGGAGGAGGAGGTATACGTGTACAAGAAATCATTAAGGATGCCACCTAGATTGATAACTGTATCGAAACCGTCGAGGTTTCACAGGTTATCCACCTCGTTACCTGACCTGGACCCAGGATCTCCCGCGTTGTCCGTGTCGATGGACAGTTCTGACGTGTGTTTGGGTAGGAAAAAGGTGGTGGACAGTGATGTGGAGTCAAACTACAGCTTCAGCACCGCGACGTTTGGACTAGGTAGCAAGATCGACGACGAAGAAGCCACCTCCTCTACCACGATCTCCTGTCCTCCGAAGGCTATGAAACACTCCAAGACGGAGGGTAGTTCTATCGTTGACGTCCTAGCTCAGAAAGTCGGTACCAGTAAGAAGGAGCAGAAGAGGAAACAGAAGGAGAAGTTGGATAAGAACGGTGGCAAGCTGCTTCAGAAAGGTAGCAACGAGCCGGAACTACTTCCGACCCCGAGTTTGACACCTTTGCTGGAAACATCGAAAGGCAAGTCTCCTGTGAAAGACAAGTTACTGAAGCCCATCAAAGTGACCGACTCGTTCTTGCTCGGCTACTTCCGCAAGGAAACTGTTAATAACTTCCGAGACACGTTCAAGAACAATCACGCTTTACCGAACGAGTTCTCCACGCTGGTGCTGAAGAGCAGGACGAGGACCGAGACGCGGGTGCTAAAGAAACAGGCAACGATCAGGGAAGTATTCGGCGAGGACAGACCAGCCTCGGCGCCTCCGATGCAGAACCACGATGACACTTCTCAGGACGATGATTCGCAGAACGAGACACCGGAGAACACGTTGGGCAAAGTGAAGACGTTGAAACAGAAAGTGGTCTCCCGTTTGAAGAACGTCGGTATCTTGAGGAGTCACAAAGCGATCATGAACTCTAAACGTCATCTGTTAATCGCGAAGAGACGAAAGGATCTGTTAAAATCGTTGGCCGAGAAGAAGCTGCAAAGCCTGAAGACGGAAGTTGACGAAGAGGCGACTCACGAGGAAACGAACGACGCGCAAGAAGTAGAGAACAACGAGCTAGACGACGAGACCAACGAGTCGGAAGTTCCTAATAAGAAGAAGCTCAAACTACGGACCAGCCGGCGAAAGTTCCGCTCCGGATTCGACTATATCCgtaaaaagaagaagccgTTGAAGAAGGACGAAACGTTACctaaagagagaaagagggtaTGTTTTAATTAACAGTTAAT
This window contains:
- the LOC114883075 gene encoding mucin-5AC, producing MDVSFTNVLEGARQYFQGLPVPSTGGATASADHNLATSTSSASSTSTSHEHGAASSVAPPSPAPPAPQAPPPLSLPSQSNPVTSSANNNTNSVSNNNNTDQQTTSRYLTDVRPSSVDNAATSSSSFWSPSVEPYPPQPTRVEVPDTRPGDESPSMEASSSSNIITLTEMQPSISRSSSASSFSQKQASSSTSLNDLHHRSQPTTTATAPSSPRLHQMQPPPQPHSPAPVYQQLNPVCRTSFSTAEILASTHQSTYQTANDRQSQSSAPVVAQRTQYYPRYHHPDITKSAPVPFTQNSIYQSSNLAAPSSGNVLPTTRTTPAEQSNLGSVPSQGRVQEQRVPTCYGNNAIPPMNTASNYGPSASQNYRASPHQQQQNRSSSSTNSHLDRSHSSRLSSSPSCSSANPCSPRHAGNTSHIPSSSSSSSSSSFQNLPAHIPSSHIPSAGTVHPQHHPQQQQQQQQQQSSQMQHQLSSRINVSPHSIGNQSYGGRMMVHGVSASSSSSSSSSSSSIPASSSSNQMPPPPPALSGYHPVASPHDVPHHATPSPHRQSPHVSTLHNPHASPHHAPSPHSSFQPHSPTYPPPPPPPPPPPVATSTPHSYSLPITTQHYQPSTGYAANPYGMPPQSSYHSFQKNSQPVHTQPAASYYPQSGRSQSQPYVQQMPMPAPPQSICSGSGNSNAGTGYQQSKPVTYNGVDSKRNSMELPYGSYRSPQTSVPRGGSNTHNLPPIAALSSYHSNRRETASKAQAMQRQRAYSAASTTNKVSVVTPPISSSMAAPQRVPEYPVTLPGMNHAMPVNGRTTTVTNSSYSRYANQHGYSTYATTMAPSHHANNSSSNTTVTSIGVNVATRSSAPATTMHAYHATTDASSRTPSSYHPQPIRTNEDYGYKEYQNSYQNSSTPTVQSTLASSIVTPPPQTNGVRKRESPLDLSVKTVKTSADSTAQDDLETIATDKHVTSSTVVSSRSNSARSMLPPPAQPPPQTASYPVYDNRPSSNNSARSLPPTSNVRTSTPQTVCAPKVDFLPNFNSAPLRNHHGQPHENTLQRRSSTQQLYAPPPQSQHPNNTAPLPHMSTFKKTLLPTTQVYDGVTAPAPPPPVPPSSYLSANDSRSSRYPASMLDPARIGPAALPLQDYPPSDPSKYYLDSRNKFGQPAPVQRDRTGCKRPGETIYGSGGPNKQPRLDMWIQQKLSTAKALYEQQKRQEMNLPVPLPNGTLVAPNTYEQRSDSGYSSSESSRYQQAYCDKRSYAESKIPHSSPPYNHPVIAKPANVHSLPQSPSTGHSAYPNYRPSQKAAVPPPLGAASGGQPAEPPSNTGADKRVLSLLRNSLENKQQREEQLNSQQPILANHGQQSFQNKVVAPVEPKTNIGRHNLSPFTAASLLERNSNTPPHYKFHVPRAIDSITQEAPRSLYGSRVNSSATLPGKEALLGPRGAENQIHRDKDDGLAAILAAKIRTKGELKQVGTGHFTSKPTTVPSQDSSSTPKEPDSAASTSTPQSGSSAGSPPKLTREKVACLPPRRRLFSRTEEENMPVAATVPVPVPAPAIASSVPARASGFRSSSETSVFDFRESDSEGEMPVLERQTLEEMRRDRKQLTKVQPPVPLNDAMCMSMTSSTDLVKIELKENDKITEVDTFWSSTCDKFMEQLRTGDAMKKRSRKKKVSCTITSKLEDTGNESSKESDANTSQIKPEDIKKEIEDVGSPVDVKDESPKIPIKEEEAPMMKEVKLEVKVEPEVCKEETKNSSDEEVPLIRRTKRKGKKDESDCEEELISRKRRVRRGSRIKLQSSSGSESSSEESDASTEFGPGSTVADRLRARKRSTTNNVDSEGMKLRSRDTTPQKAKGEKESKGSTSKTTATTQKGKPKPLFGDGSDFRPGWEEEVYVYKKSLRMPPRLITVSKPSRFHRLSTSLPDLDPGSPALSVSMDSSDVCLGRKKVVDSDVESNYSFSTATFGLGSKIDDEEATSSTTISCPPKAMKHSKTEGSSIVDVLAQKVGTSKKEQKRKQKEKLDKNGGKLLQKGSNEPELLPTPSLTPLLETSKGKSPVKDKLLKPIKVTDSFLLGYFRKETVNNFRDTFKNNHALPNEFSTLVLKSRTRTETRVLKKQATIREVFGEDRPASAPPMQNHDDTSQDDDSQNETPENTLGKVKTLKQKVVSRLKNVGILRSHKAIMNSKRHLLIAKRRKDLLKSLAEKKLQSLKTEVDEEATHEETNDAQEVENNELDDETNESEVPNKKKLKLRTSRRKFRSGFDYIRKKKKPLKKDETLPKERKRQVLARPSPECVADIQSEIRTWVIKKGVGETMLHRAARLGYTDVTAYCLEKLNNAPSPKDNAGYTPLHEACSKGHLEIAKLLLAYGANASESANGGIRPLHEAAENGATELVRLLLSYGADPLLATYSGQTPLMLAAETDAYSILEQHLDDIQGHASTPWSFGGPSTIFDPEETGYNPLDDPPMNNPEPELDEIEMEVSDVNLPVLFSLTNDSDKWVLMQDLMAALRIKSRDALLRQVNPKASSGPPAIAHREVMKELKLQDFLEQSRCCHLLSGGERINVRGSKVTLIKYNDKVRSLLNAEKVVISLR